A DNA window from Seriola aureovittata isolate HTS-2021-v1 ecotype China chromosome 8, ASM2101889v1, whole genome shotgun sequence contains the following coding sequences:
- the si:ch211-39i2.2 gene encoding DNA damage-inducible transcript 4-like protein-like: MVYTTALLFGHGVPVLSEEESVVEMIGKYLSQLTSPGRKTSSARRGSVESCDETDSNSPLNNLDAGLEHEERLLQQDVTQQIERCLTEAKASTLHCQVLLLPHQMTTKVGQDVVHFSADEPCGLRGASIKVYVECKDGLKSVGSVFPDPSVTPTFELSVILKADKDGGWPPLKHIFGTNKVLKLRPEYRLVKRKLYSSASPVIHDFH, encoded by the exons ATGGTCTATACCACGGCTCTGCTCTTTGGACACGGAGTGCCCGTCTTGTCGGAGGAAGAAAGCGTCGTAGAGATGATAGGAAAGTACCTCTCCCAACTTACATCCCCGGGCCGAAAGACGAGCTCAGCCCGGCGGGGCAGCGTCGAGAGCTGCGATGAGACAGACAGCAACTCGCCAT TGAACAACCTGGATGCTGGTTTGGAGCATGAAGAGCGGCTCCTTCAGCAGGATGTGACCCAGCAGATAGAGCGCTGTCTGACAGAGGCCAAGGCGTCCACCCTCCACTgccaggtgctgctgctgccacaccAGATGACCACCAAGGTCGGCCAGGACGTGGTGCACTTCTCAGCTGATGAGCCCTGTGGGCTCCGTGGCGCCTCTATCAAGGTGTATGTGGAGTGCAAAGATGGCCTGAAGTCTGTGGGGAGCGTCTTCCCAGACCCGAGTGTCACGCCCACATTTGAACTGTCTGTGATCTTAAAGGCAGACAAGGATGGCGGCTGGCCGCCGCTCAAGCACATCTTTGGTACCAACAAAGTGTTGAAGCTGAGACCAGAGTACCGGCTGGTGAAGAGGAAGCTCTACTCCTCTGCCAGTCCTGTCATCCATGATTTCCACTAG
- the sting1 gene encoding stimulator of interferon genes protein, with protein MQCHRDQDALIPRPRGNLPKVCAATLAAITIAAIVFLSPERLFGWVAMVILIVTLGPLLHGLCLLAEEMLYHSNTRYRGQRLLSHVLPVCGLGGKTLLAAGLAGLLLYLAGHPLPHEGQCWKLLFLASVLYTLFKSLGVLGPSEVEVSDICEGRKMNVAHGLAWSFYLGYLQLVLPCLEDSIASFRATHQASSPFWGRGSRKLLILIPLNSNISHKLEDEDDNIRFYDNLPNNNIDRAGVRGRVYKHSVYRIQDERGKAHECVVEYATPLLTLYKMSQQSSAGFGEPERRQQVLLFYRTLQDILEHSLECRNHYKLILLNDEHEDDPHFLSKAILRHLQQQEKEEFCLPPPPQQEMVHPLANTSRAPPSAPPLMNGEWHHPEPMSREPTLMYSLEEPLPLKEPVEDTDYYHGQT; from the exons ATGCAATGCCACCGAGATCAGGATGCTCTGATCCCTCGGCCTCGTGGGAACTTGCCCAAAGTGTGTGCTGCGACACTGGCTGCCATAACAATAGCAGCCATCGTGTTTCTGTCTCCTGAAAGGTTATTTGGCTGGGTTGCCATGGTAATACTCATCGTGACCCTTGGCCCTCTGCTGCACGGGCTGTGTCTGCTGGCAGAGGAAATGTTGTACCATTCAAACACAAG GTATCGAGGTCAACGGCTGCTGAGCCACGTGCTGCCAGTCTGTGGTTTGGGGGGGAAGACCCTGCTGGCTGCAGGACTGGCAGGCCTTCTGCTCTACCTGGCTGGACATCCTCTGCCACATGAAGGCCAATGTTGGAAACTCCTCTTCCTGGCCTCAGTTCTTTACACGTTGTTTAAAAGCCTAGGAGTCCTG GGTCCATCGGAGGTGGAGGTGTCAGACATCTGCGAGGGGAGGAAGATGAACGTAGCCCACGGCCTGGCCTGGTCCTTCTACCTGGGCTACCTGCAACTGGTGCTGCCAT gtcTGGAGGATTCCATCGCATCATTTCGTGCCACCCATCAGGCCAGCAGTCCCTTCTGGGGTCGCGGCTCCAGGAAGCTCCTAATCCTTATTCCTCTCAACTCCAACATCTCTCACAAGCTGGAAGATGAAGACGACAACATCCGTTTTTATGACAACCTCCCAAACAACAACATAGACAGGGCAGGAGTCCGGGGCCGTGTCTACAAGCACAGCGTCTACAGAATACAGGACGAGCGTGGGAAG GCCCATGAGTGTGTGGTAGAGTATGCGACGCCCTTGCTGACACTCTACAAGATGTCCCAGCAGAGCAGTGCTGGTTTTGGGGAGCCTGAGCGCAGGCAGCAGGTCCTACTCTTCTACAGGACCCTGCAGGACATCCTGGAGCACTCACTGGAGTGTCGCAACCACTACAAACTCATCCTCCTCAACG ACGAGCATGAGGACGaccctcacttcctgtccaaGGCCATCCTCagacacctgcagcagcaggagaaagaggagttCTGCCTCCCCCCGCCTCCTCAACAGGAGATGGTGCACCCATTAGCAAATACTTCACGTGCCCCGCCAAGTGCCCCTCCGCTCATGAATGGCGAGTGGCACCATCCCGAGCCAATGAGCAGAGAGCCCACGCTCATGTACAGCCTGGAGGAACCTTTACCTCTGAAGGAACCTGTTGAGGACACCGACTATTACCACGGACAAacataa